The Macrobrachium rosenbergii isolate ZJJX-2024 chromosome 56, ASM4041242v1, whole genome shotgun sequence genome includes a region encoding these proteins:
- the LOC136836237 gene encoding protein FAM186A-like, with product MSNSASPAFSTWLHRHRLDAQDALRALLRVSMQATCLWGKSSKGRGSEPEDKDVNMIHVPLEDKDVNMIHVPLEDKDVNMIHIPLEDKDVNMIHVLLEDKDVNIFHVPLEDKDVNMIHVPLQDKDANMIHIPLEDKDANMIHIPVEDKDANMIHVPLEDKDANMIHVPLEDKDANMIHVRLEDKDANMIHVF from the exons ATGTCCAa CTCTGCATCCCCTGCCTTTTCTACTTGGCTTCACAGACACCGCCTAGACGCACAAGATGCTCTCAGAGCACTTCTGAGAGTATCTATGCAGGCAACGTGTCTGTGGGGCAAAAGTAGTAAAGGCAGGGGATCAGAGCCTG AGGACAAAGATGTGAATATGATTCACGTACCCCTAGAGGACAAAGATGTGAATATGATTCACGTACCCCTAGAGGACAAAGATGTGAATATGATTCACATACCCCTAGAGGACAAAGATGTGAATATGATTCACGTACTCCTAGAGGACAAagatgtgaatatttttcacGTACCCCTAGAGGACAAAGATGTGAATATGATTCACGTACCCCTACAGGACAAAGATGCGAATATGATTCACATACCCCTAGAGGACAAAGATGCGAATATGATTCACATACCCGTAGAGGACAAAGATGCGAATATGATTCACGTACCGCTAGAGGACAAAGATGCGAATATGATTCATGTACCCCTAGAGGACAAAGATGCGAATATGATTCACGTACGCCTAGAGGACAAAGATGCGAATATGATTCACGTATTCTAG